One genomic segment of Pandoraea thiooxydans includes these proteins:
- the rplD gene encoding 50S ribosomal protein L4, whose amino-acid sequence MELKLLNEQGKEGAGVAASDVVFGRDYNEALIHQVVVAYQANARSGNRAQKDREQVKHTTHKPWRQKGTGRARAGMTSSPLWRGGGRIFPNSPEENFSHKVNKKMYRAGVCSILSQLAREGRLSVVEDVKIEAPKTKLLAQKLKTMGLDSVLLITDSVDENLYLASRNLPNVAVLEPRHADPLSLIHYKKVLVTKGAIAKIEEMLS is encoded by the coding sequence ATGGAACTGAAGCTCCTCAATGAGCAAGGCAAAGAAGGTGCGGGCGTTGCTGCGTCTGACGTCGTTTTCGGCCGTGACTACAACGAAGCGCTGATTCATCAGGTCGTGGTTGCCTATCAGGCCAATGCCCGTAGCGGGAACCGAGCCCAGAAAGATCGCGAACAAGTCAAGCATACGACCCATAAGCCGTGGCGGCAAAAGGGGACGGGCCGGGCTCGTGCCGGTATGACTTCGAGTCCGTTGTGGCGTGGGGGTGGTCGAATTTTCCCCAATTCGCCTGAAGAGAATTTCAGCCACAAGGTCAACAAAAAGATGTATCGCGCCGGGGTTTGCTCGATTCTGTCTCAGTTGGCTCGCGAAGGCCGCTTGAGCGTGGTCGAGGACGTCAAGATTGAAGCGCCGAAAACCAAGCTGCTGGCGCAGAAATTGAAGACCATGGGGTTGGATTCGGTGTTGTTGATCACCGATAGTGTTGATGAGAATTTGTATCTCGCCTCACGCAATCTCCCCAACGTCGCGGTTCTGGAACCGCGTCATGCCGATCCGCTATCCCTGATTCACTACAAGAAAGTGCTGGTGACCAAGGGCGCGATCGCCAAAATCGAGGAGATGCTGTCATGA